A region of the Mesoterricola sediminis genome:
GGATGGTCTTCTGGCTCCAGGCGTCCCAGTTCCAGATGTGCATGTCCGTGCCGCAGATCGCGGACTTGTGGATGCGGATGAGCACGTCGTTCGGGCCGATCTCGGGGACGGGGACGTCCTCCAGCCAGAGCCCGGGCTCCCTTCTGCTCTTGACCAATGCCTTCATGGCTATTCCTCCTGTGGGGGGCTACTGGATGACGCCGAGCTCGCGCCCGACCTTGGCGAAGGCGGCGATGGCCACGTCCAGGTCCGCGCGGGAGTGGGCGGCGGACATCTGGGTGCGGATGCGGGCCTGGCCCTTGGGCACGACGGGGAAGAAGAACCCGGTGACGTAGACGCCCTCGTCCAGGAGCCTGGACGCGAACTGCTGGGCCAGCGGGGCATCGTAGAACATGACGGGGATGATGGGGTGCTCGCCGGGCAGGAGCTTGAAGCCCAGCTTCGTCATCTCGGTGCGGAAGTGGAGGGCGTTCTCCTTCAGCTGCCGCCGGAGGCCGTCGCCGCCCTTGAGCAGCTCGAGGACCTTGAGGCTGGTGGCGGTGATGGAGGGGGCCAGGGTGTTGCTGAAGAGGTAGGGGCGGCTCTTCTGGCGCAGCCAGCCGATGACCTCGCTGGAGCTGGACACGTAGCCGCCCGAGGCGCCGCCCAGGGCCTTGCCCAGGGTGCCGGTGATGATGTCGACGCGGCCCATGACGCCGTGGTGCTCGTGGGTGCCCCTGCCCTTCTCGCCGACGAAGCCCACCGCGTGGCTGTCGTCCACCATCACCATGGCGCCGTGCTTCTCGGCCAGGTCGCAGATGGCGGGGAGGTTGGCCAGGTAGCCGTCCATGCTGAACACG
Encoded here:
- a CDS encoding glycine C-acetyltransferase, producing the protein MNNAFKTFLIEETAKLKEQGLYKTERIMTSPQGAWVEANGKKVINLCANNYLGLANHPELVKAAQEALGRRGFGLSSVRFICGTQDIHKELEAAISDFLGMEDTQLYSSCFDANGGVFEPLLGEEDAIISDALNHASIIDGVRLCKAQRFRYANSDMADLEAQLKAAAHCRFKLIVTDGVFSMDGYLANLPAICDLAEKHGAMVMVDDSHAVGFVGEKGRGTHEHHGVMGRVDIITGTLGKALGGASGGYVSSSSEVIGWLRQKSRPYLFSNTLAPSITATSLKVLELLKGGDGLRRQLKENALHFRTEMTKLGFKLLPGEHPIIPVMFYDAPLAQQFASRLLDEGVYVTGFFFPVVPKGQARIRTQMSAAHSRADLDVAIAAFAKVGRELGVIQ